A single window of Rubripirellula lacrimiformis DNA harbors:
- the pgsB gene encoding poly-gamma-glutamate synthase PgsB — MDGSLALLGTTGTLIGLGALESLVHQRRLHTIPLRIHVNGTRGKSSVTRLIAAGLRSGGVRTCAKTTGTLARMILPDGSEYPVFRPARANVIEQIRIVRAAAEAESEALVMECMALVPYLQWLCEFRLVHATHAVITNARADHLDVMGPTEHDVALALLGMVPKNGKLYTAERRHLETFRHVCDERQTELIAVTEDEVNAITPLELSQFSFIEHAENVALALRLLKDLNVERSKALQGMWAATPDPGIMTVAEIDFFGREIVFVNGFAANDPESTERIWDMACDRYEQIRKRIIIFNCRFDRPDRSKQLAEVCAQWRPADHYILIGSGTYIFAKYATAAGLDPRKLVMAEDDSPQEIFEKAVELGGRSSMVMGMMNIGGIGLEIVRYFRNRSHVGEKAF, encoded by the coding sequence ATGGATGGATCACTCGCCCTTCTAGGTACCACCGGTACCCTGATCGGTCTTGGGGCGCTCGAGTCGCTGGTTCACCAGCGTCGCTTGCACACCATTCCGCTTCGTATTCACGTCAACGGTACCCGCGGCAAATCGTCGGTCACCCGACTGATCGCCGCCGGTTTGCGCAGCGGTGGAGTACGTACCTGCGCAAAAACAACCGGCACATTGGCACGGATGATTCTGCCCGATGGGTCAGAGTATCCGGTTTTCCGTCCGGCTCGCGCCAACGTGATCGAACAAATCCGCATCGTCCGCGCTGCCGCCGAAGCGGAAAGCGAAGCCTTGGTGATGGAATGCATGGCGCTGGTGCCGTACCTGCAATGGCTGTGCGAATTTCGGCTGGTGCATGCCACCCATGCCGTGATCACCAACGCCCGAGCGGACCACTTGGATGTGATGGGGCCCACCGAACACGACGTCGCGCTGGCGCTGTTGGGGATGGTTCCCAAGAACGGCAAACTGTACACCGCCGAACGCCGTCACCTCGAAACGTTCCGCCACGTGTGTGATGAACGCCAAACGGAACTGATCGCCGTGACCGAAGACGAGGTCAACGCGATCACGCCACTGGAACTGTCCCAGTTTTCGTTCATCGAACATGCCGAAAACGTGGCCCTTGCCCTGCGACTGCTGAAGGACCTGAATGTCGAACGGTCCAAGGCGCTGCAGGGGATGTGGGCTGCTACCCCCGACCCGGGCATCATGACCGTCGCCGAGATCGATTTCTTTGGACGCGAGATCGTGTTCGTCAATGGATTTGCCGCCAACGACCCAGAATCGACCGAACGCATTTGGGACATGGCCTGTGACCGGTACGAACAGATTCGTAAACGGATCATCATCTTCAACTGTCGATTCGACCGTCCCGATCGTTCCAAGCAATTGGCCGAAGTCTGTGCCCAGTGGCGACCGGCCGACCACTACATCCTGATCGGCTCGGGTACCTACATCTTTGCCAAGTACGCGACCGCGGCAGGATTGGATCCTCGCAAATTGGTGATGGCCGAAGACGATTCGCCACAAGAGATCTTTGAAAAAGCGGTCGAGTTGGGCGGACGATCGTCCATGGTCATGGGAATGATGAACATCGGCGGCATCGGTCTGGAAATCGTCCGCTACTTCCGCAACCGCAGCCACGTGGGAGAAAAGGCCTTCTGA
- a CDS encoding ATP-binding cassette domain-containing protein, whose protein sequence is MIQVQHLTKTYDDMSRGTFVAVDRVSFTVQPGEIFGLLGPNGAGKTTVMRILSTVLTPTSGIACVGGYDVVRDAAEVRRNIGFVSNNTAIYDRMTAWEMVEYFGRLHGMRKSELRDRLETLFEQLRMNEFRDVPGSKMSTGMKQKVSIARAMVHDPPVLIFDEATLGLDVLVARNLLSVVRALRESGKCLIFSTHIMSEVERLCDRIAIMHRGRILDSGTLAELRSRHEQNDFEELFFGLLSRHEETEWGEALIPGGTAK, encoded by the coding sequence GTGATCCAAGTTCAACATCTGACGAAGACGTACGATGACATGAGCCGGGGGACGTTTGTTGCAGTGGATCGCGTTTCGTTTACGGTTCAGCCCGGCGAAATCTTTGGGTTGCTGGGGCCCAACGGAGCGGGCAAGACAACGGTGATGCGGATTCTGTCGACGGTCCTGACGCCGACCTCCGGAATCGCTTGTGTCGGCGGGTACGATGTTGTCCGCGACGCCGCCGAAGTACGCCGAAACATCGGCTTTGTCAGCAACAACACCGCGATCTACGACCGCATGACCGCCTGGGAAATGGTCGAATACTTTGGCCGTCTGCATGGCATGCGAAAATCCGAATTGCGAGACCGGCTAGAAACGCTGTTCGAACAACTTCGCATGAACGAATTCCGCGACGTGCCCGGGTCGAAGATGTCGACCGGAATGAAACAGAAGGTTTCGATCGCTCGTGCGATGGTCCATGATCCCCCCGTTTTGATCTTTGACGAAGCCACGTTGGGACTGGACGTGCTTGTCGCTCGGAACCTGTTAAGTGTCGTGCGAGCGCTGCGTGAATCGGGAAAGTGCCTGATCTTTTCAACACACATCATGAGCGAAGTGGAACGACTGTGTGATCGAATCGCGATCATGCATCGCGGCCGAATTTTGGACTCGGGCACGCTTGCCGAACTGCGATCACGACACGAACAAAACGACTTCGAAGAACTGTTCTTTGGACTGCTAAGTCGCCATGAAGAAACCGAATGGGGCGAAGCCTTGATTCCAGGAGGGACAGCCAAGTGA
- the pgsW gene encoding poly-gamma-glutamate system protein, whose product MKRLYWRPRQVSQTVIWLMAGFSLLGLASVERFRTSAPQTDLDTKMEAATYASEMMRAIKAEKMHMSQLAESSVDPAGSGMIGQLMSPVTTLTGRLSAKQTAVNPNFAAVVVEQLIDAGVKQGDLVAVGYSGSFPGMNVNVCAALKAVGAQPIIIASAGSSQWGANNPDFMWVDMESLLSEEGLLPFRSVACSIGGYEDIGLGMTTEAKDMVKKAIKRNNLSLLQSTDFVEAIDERMQIYRKQSGGRDYAAYINVGGGTISVGRSMGKRAYKPGLNLSATRDVLQIDSVMTRFMSKGIPVIHEVEIDRMATKYGLPLAPQQMPPIGEGGVYNLTRYNKLWTGIVLVSILLSLRALVLTDFGYRFVKGRGGKKTDKSPEPMV is encoded by the coding sequence ATGAAGCGACTGTATTGGCGTCCCCGCCAGGTCTCGCAGACCGTCATTTGGTTGATGGCCGGGTTCTCGTTATTGGGGCTTGCATCGGTAGAACGGTTCCGGACCAGCGCACCGCAAACCGACTTGGATACCAAGATGGAAGCGGCCACGTATGCATCGGAGATGATGCGCGCGATCAAGGCCGAAAAAATGCACATGTCCCAACTGGCCGAATCGTCGGTCGATCCGGCCGGTTCGGGGATGATCGGACAATTGATGAGTCCTGTGACGACGCTGACCGGACGGTTGAGCGCAAAACAGACGGCCGTCAATCCGAACTTTGCAGCAGTCGTTGTCGAACAACTGATCGATGCCGGCGTCAAACAGGGTGACTTGGTTGCGGTTGGGTATTCCGGTTCATTCCCTGGCATGAACGTGAATGTTTGTGCGGCGCTAAAAGCCGTGGGTGCGCAGCCGATCATCATCGCCAGCGCAGGTTCTAGCCAATGGGGTGCCAACAACCCGGACTTCATGTGGGTCGACATGGAAAGCCTGCTTTCCGAAGAAGGCCTGTTGCCGTTCCGATCCGTCGCTTGTTCGATCGGTGGCTACGAAGATATCGGACTAGGGATGACCACCGAAGCGAAAGACATGGTCAAGAAGGCGATTAAACGCAACAACCTGTCGCTGCTTCAATCGACAGACTTTGTCGAAGCCATTGACGAACGGATGCAGATCTATCGCAAGCAGTCCGGCGGACGCGACTATGCCGCCTACATCAACGTCGGCGGCGGTACGATTTCGGTGGGACGCAGCATGGGCAAACGCGCCTACAAACCGGGGCTAAACCTATCGGCCACACGCGACGTGCTGCAGATCGACTCGGTCATGACACGGTTCATGTCCAAGGGGATCCCCGTGATCCACGAAGTCGAGATCGACCGGATGGCCACCAAGTACGGCCTGCCGCTGGCACCCCAGCAGATGCCACCGATCGGCGAAGGAGGCGTCTACAACCTGACGCGATACAACAAGTTGTGGACCGGCATCGTGCTGGTTTCGATCCTGTTGTCGTTGCGAGCGTTGGTTTTGACGGATTTTGGTTACCGTTTCGTCAAAGGACGCGGCGGCAAAAAGACCGACAAGTCGCCCGAGCCGATGGTGTAG
- a CDS encoding glycosyltransferase family 4 protein encodes MTDLHILCLIHSLDGGGAERVMAGLASRLVGRGHKVTLVTMDDGQSDRHAVDEAVQRRFLDVMAVSGGPVSAIMNLRRRVLAIRTAIADAKPDVVLSFCDRTNVLAVMATQGMLPGRHGTGNVPVVISERSDPSQQCLGTAYEWLRRQTYRRADRIIAQTQASADFLQSLLPRPREPHPAKSVDVIPSAVDIPVVYSDRSVASSSERIISIGRLEREKGFDRLLEAMGEIAVRHPGWQLTILGEGSQRSALTAQARSLGIETRLSMPGWVSPVWSPLSEAAIYVMPSRYEGFPSALMEAMAAGVPSVAVDCPSGPEAIVDSQQNGLLVTNDVAGIVGGIEQMITDPERRESMGQAGRDVLQTFGWDRMVDQYLRILLDAVCGRGVRR; translated from the coding sequence ATGACTGATTTGCATATCCTGTGCTTGATCCACTCGCTTGATGGCGGTGGCGCGGAACGCGTGATGGCCGGATTGGCGTCGCGGCTGGTCGGCCGCGGACACAAGGTCACTTTGGTGACGATGGACGATGGTCAGTCGGATCGGCATGCGGTTGACGAAGCAGTCCAACGACGCTTTCTGGACGTGATGGCGGTCAGCGGCGGCCCGGTATCGGCAATCATGAATCTACGCCGACGCGTGCTGGCGATCCGAACTGCGATCGCCGACGCAAAGCCGGATGTGGTGCTGTCGTTCTGTGACCGCACGAATGTGTTGGCCGTGATGGCAACCCAAGGAATGCTGCCCGGTCGACATGGCACGGGGAACGTTCCCGTCGTGATCAGCGAACGCAGTGACCCGTCGCAGCAGTGTTTGGGAACAGCCTACGAATGGCTGCGACGACAGACGTACCGGCGTGCCGACCGCATCATCGCACAGACACAGGCGTCGGCGGATTTCCTGCAGTCCCTGTTGCCTCGGCCCCGTGAACCGCATCCCGCAAAATCCGTTGACGTGATTCCGTCGGCCGTCGACATCCCCGTGGTCTATTCGGATCGCTCGGTGGCGTCGTCGTCCGAGCGGATCATATCGATCGGACGCTTGGAGCGTGAGAAAGGGTTCGACCGACTATTGGAAGCGATGGGCGAAATTGCCGTTCGCCATCCAGGTTGGCAGTTGACGATTTTGGGCGAAGGATCTCAGCGGTCGGCACTAACGGCGCAGGCGCGGTCGCTGGGGATCGAAACCCGACTATCGATGCCGGGCTGGGTTTCCCCGGTATGGTCTCCGCTATCCGAGGCAGCGATCTATGTGATGCCCAGCCGGTACGAAGGATTTCCGTCGGCGTTGATGGAAGCGATGGCGGCGGGTGTCCCCAGCGTCGCAGTGGATTGCCCCAGCGGTCCTGAAGCGATCGTCGATTCGCAGCAGAACGGATTGCTGGTCACCAACGACGTCGCCGGCATCGTCGGTGGGATCGAGCAGATGATCACCGATCCCGAGCGGCGTGAGTCCATGGGACAGGCAGGGCGCGATGTGCTGCAGACATTCGGCTGGGACCGGATGGTGGATCAATATCTGCGAATTTTGCTGGACGCGGTTTGTGGCCGCGGAGTAAGAAGGTGA
- the pgsC gene encoding poly-gamma-glutamate biosynthesis protein PgsC, with protein MDTLTVAIGIGLAVSLLFSELFGLAAGGMVVPGYIALSLDKPVNVIVTFAAAMITYYIVYTLSNMIAIYGKRRTVLMVLIGFLVGVFLEGFSLFQSAPIDPSDLSLLEDSVDYEVIGYIIPGLIAIWIDRQGMIETLGILLTASTVVRLVLILMGLELVL; from the coding sequence ATGGATACTCTTACCGTTGCCATCGGAATCGGCTTGGCGGTCAGCCTGCTGTTTTCCGAACTGTTCGGCTTGGCAGCCGGCGGGATGGTCGTTCCCGGCTATATCGCATTGTCACTCGACAAACCTGTGAACGTGATCGTCACTTTTGCAGCGGCGATGATCACTTATTACATCGTGTACACCCTGTCCAACATGATCGCGATCTACGGAAAGCGGCGGACGGTGTTGATGGTGTTGATTGGGTTTTTGGTGGGTGTCTTCCTGGAAGGATTCAGTCTGTTCCAATCGGCTCCCATCGACCCGTCCGACCTAAGCCTGCTAGAAGATTCCGTTGACTATGAAGTCATCGGGTACATCATCCCAGGCCTGATCGCCATTTGGATTGACCGCCAAGGCATGATCGAAACGCTGGGCATTTTGTTGACCGCGTCGACCGTAGTGCGATTGGTTCTGATCCTGATGGGATTGGAGTTGGTACTATGA
- a CDS encoding metallophosphoesterase family protein, giving the protein MPGESFRFIHAADFHLETPLGDLDSLPPHLRELMAEAPRKAAAAVFEAALVDNIDFLVLSGDLLAPQAAGPHGMALLLDYFDKLHAKKKPVFWTAGIADDPAKWPDAVPLPPNVTLFPKNRAVSIPVERAGRTICNVIGRSTDGRSVLHVPSYRTDPTDEYTVAVGYGSADANALAEGRFDYWALGGDHNREEIDGGAEGAAIYCGSPQGRSLEESGAHGYSVVDVDADRTTRVHSIETDVFRYCRVKLNAADINAVGGIRNVMGERIVRLHHEHGGRNLLIGWDISVSNDDSLLSIGDSDELLSWVRREYGHGSPSAWTCQLKVRPPRNYPKSWTDEDTILGDFLRAADKHRKLDGRDLNLAPFTEETSAITSTTATLLAEVSSSARADLLDEATLLGVELLRGGKPNLVQKT; this is encoded by the coding sequence ATGCCGGGCGAGTCATTCCGCTTCATTCACGCAGCCGACTTTCATCTCGAGACACCCCTAGGTGACCTCGACTCTCTGCCGCCGCACCTACGCGAATTGATGGCCGAGGCGCCGCGGAAGGCTGCTGCTGCCGTTTTCGAAGCCGCACTGGTCGACAACATCGACTTCCTGGTGCTGTCGGGTGACCTGCTGGCGCCCCAGGCGGCGGGACCGCATGGGATGGCCCTGTTGTTGGACTATTTCGACAAGCTTCACGCCAAAAAGAAGCCTGTCTTCTGGACCGCCGGGATCGCCGACGATCCTGCCAAATGGCCTGACGCGGTGCCGTTGCCACCCAATGTCACTCTGTTCCCCAAGAACCGTGCCGTTTCCATCCCGGTCGAACGGGCCGGGCGAACGATCTGTAACGTGATCGGCCGCAGCACCGATGGTCGCAGCGTGTTGCACGTGCCTAGCTATCGCACCGATCCAACCGACGAATACACCGTTGCGGTTGGGTATGGTTCGGCTGATGCCAACGCTCTGGCCGAAGGACGTTTCGATTACTGGGCGCTCGGCGGTGATCACAACCGCGAGGAGATCGACGGCGGAGCCGAAGGGGCTGCGATCTATTGTGGATCCCCCCAGGGTCGGTCGCTGGAAGAATCCGGTGCCCACGGATACAGCGTCGTTGACGTCGATGCCGACCGAACCACTCGGGTGCATTCGATCGAAACCGATGTATTCCGGTACTGCCGTGTCAAACTGAACGCGGCCGACATCAATGCGGTGGGTGGGATTCGCAATGTGATGGGCGAACGGATCGTCCGGTTGCATCACGAACACGGTGGCCGCAATCTGTTGATCGGATGGGACATCTCGGTCAGCAACGATGACTCGCTATTGTCGATCGGCGATAGCGATGAACTGTTGTCTTGGGTCCGCCGCGAATACGGCCACGGTTCACCATCGGCGTGGACCTGCCAATTGAAGGTGCGACCGCCACGCAATTATCCGAAATCATGGACTGACGAAGACACCATCCTGGGTGACTTTTTGCGAGCCGCCGACAAGCATCGCAAACTGGACGGTCGCGATTTGAATCTGGCGCCGTTCACCGAAGAAACATCGGCCATCACATCGACGACCGCGACCCTGCTAGCGGAAGTCTCCTCATCGGCCCGCGCCGACTTGCTCGACGAAGCCACACTGCTGGGCGTCGAACTGCTCCGCGGCGGCAAGCCAAACTTGGTGCAAAAAACATGA
- the rsmH gene encoding 16S rRNA (cytosine(1402)-N(4))-methyltransferase RsmH, whose protein sequence is MPADPSPPTDDSSPESSGASPGPSSETVHVPVMPDEVVHWMGEDSPRVIVDGTYGGGGHSRLLLDTLPPGEGHLIGLDRDPLVSQRVESEQHDPRLNVFLGSYEKIPKALQAMGLSAADAVLLDVGLSSDQLADTTRGFSFAVDAPLDLRFDPEFGTPASDWLAWKREEEIANAIYQYGEERCSRRIAREIIARRRREEPVRTVNDLVEVCRRCVPRPKNHDIHPATRTFQALRIVVNDELGIMERTIKAAPDWIAPGGRLVVISFHSLEDRIVKNAFRDDDRWEILTKKPIRPADAEVHANPRARSAKLRVARRIADPNQS, encoded by the coding sequence GTGCCAGCTGACCCATCACCGCCGACCGATGATTCGTCGCCGGAATCCTCCGGTGCATCTCCCGGCCCGTCATCCGAAACGGTTCACGTCCCCGTCATGCCGGACGAAGTCGTCCACTGGATGGGCGAAGACAGCCCGCGCGTGATCGTGGACGGCACCTACGGCGGTGGCGGCCATTCGCGGTTGCTGCTGGATACATTGCCACCGGGCGAAGGCCATTTGATCGGTCTCGACCGCGACCCGCTGGTCAGCCAGCGAGTCGAAAGTGAACAGCATGATCCCAGGTTGAATGTGTTCCTGGGCAGCTATGAAAAGATCCCCAAAGCTCTCCAGGCGATGGGGCTGTCGGCGGCGGATGCGGTGCTGCTGGACGTGGGGCTATCCAGCGACCAGTTGGCCGACACCACTCGCGGGTTCAGCTTCGCTGTCGATGCGCCCCTGGACCTTCGGTTCGACCCCGAATTCGGCACCCCCGCATCCGATTGGCTGGCGTGGAAACGCGAAGAAGAGATCGCCAATGCCATCTACCAGTACGGCGAAGAAAGGTGCAGCCGCCGAATCGCTCGCGAGATCATTGCCCGGCGGCGGCGTGAAGAACCGGTGCGGACGGTCAACGATCTGGTCGAAGTCTGCCGGCGCTGCGTGCCGCGTCCCAAAAATCATGACATCCACCCGGCGACCCGAACGTTTCAAGCGCTGCGGATCGTCGTCAATGATGAACTGGGCATCATGGAACGAACCATCAAAGCAGCTCCGGATTGGATCGCACCCGGTGGTCGGTTGGTCGTGATCAGTTTCCATTCGTTGGAAGACCGGATCGTCAAGAATGCCTTCCGCGATGACGACCGATGGGAGATTCTGACAAAGAAGCCCATCCGCCCAGCGGACGCCGAAGTCCACGCCAACCCCCGAGCCCGAAGCGCAAAGTTGCGAGTGGCAAGGCGAATCGCAGACCCCAACCAAAGCTAA
- a CDS encoding ABC transporter permease subunit/CPBP intramembrane protease, producing MSLSSEAKRRAARKAGQPRLSAVWLIYVREMRDQLRDRRTLFTIAILPILLYPLVGTLLLQIAQFTQQHETSVCIVGIDHLEQVPPLLAPESGTTFSEGLTDQNDNLKLITYHWKEAAITRDIDEKTTQWVRDGAFDVVLVIPPAFADPALRGNDESASIRLLYNVASDQSMVARDRMTRILSKWQSGWVRQRLTESGIDTQMLSPFELTDIDIAPERTRETALWSKLLPFIMLVWAMTGAFYPAIDLVAGEKERGTLETLLCSPALRSEIVWGKLGAVTTFSMLTAILNSASMLFTSSFVFHQMGVTGSTIGAPPIVPMLWLLVALVPLSALFSALALAVAAMARSSKEGQYYLMPLMMVTLPLVMLPMLPGTVLSAGTSLIPVTGMFLLVRALVEGQYMHAIWHLPMVAGVTAGCLWLSVNWVRKQFEDEAVLFGGSDQWELRGWVRHLWRDRQTAATPSQAFACGAIILVALFFGKLAVTEMPTSIEGFAKLILMPQIGMILFPALLMATMMTTSLRKSLRVRMPHWTTLPLAVLLGVTMHPMYVMLAEWISYTYPISEQAIAAMKPFTDQISAAPWLAIICLMALVPAICEEIAFRGFIFGGLVRERRYVRAVVISALMFGISHGVLQQSIAATIMGLLLGFIALRTGSVIPGILIHFTNNALSVSLERIANGSWQGASLFITSTESGPAYQPMWIVCSIGIAITCMLYFATLRPCVDESGIENYESDAEILDPSTRLATTS from the coding sequence GTGAGTCTAAGTTCCGAAGCAAAACGACGCGCCGCTCGCAAAGCTGGCCAACCTCGACTGTCCGCCGTGTGGCTGATCTATGTTCGCGAGATGCGAGATCAACTGCGTGACCGGCGCACGCTGTTCACGATCGCCATCCTGCCGATCCTGTTGTATCCATTGGTCGGCACGCTGCTGCTGCAGATCGCCCAGTTCACTCAGCAACACGAAACTTCCGTCTGCATCGTCGGCATCGACCATCTGGAACAGGTCCCGCCGCTGTTGGCGCCGGAATCCGGAACCACGTTTTCGGAAGGCCTGACCGACCAGAACGACAACCTGAAACTGATCACGTATCACTGGAAAGAGGCGGCGATCACTCGCGACATCGATGAAAAGACCACTCAGTGGGTCCGCGATGGCGCCTTCGATGTGGTGTTGGTGATCCCTCCCGCATTCGCCGACCCCGCGCTGCGTGGAAACGACGAATCTGCATCGATTCGGCTGCTGTACAACGTCGCTTCGGATCAATCCATGGTCGCACGCGACCGGATGACACGAATCTTGTCCAAGTGGCAAAGCGGGTGGGTCCGTCAACGATTGACCGAATCGGGGATCGATACCCAGATGCTGTCGCCGTTCGAGTTGACCGACATCGACATCGCCCCAGAACGCACGCGAGAAACGGCGTTGTGGAGCAAACTGTTGCCGTTCATCATGCTGGTATGGGCGATGACGGGCGCGTTTTATCCGGCCATCGACTTGGTTGCCGGCGAGAAAGAACGTGGCACCCTGGAGACCTTGTTATGCAGCCCTGCCCTGCGCAGCGAGATCGTCTGGGGGAAACTCGGCGCGGTGACCACTTTCAGTATGCTGACGGCGATTTTGAATTCCGCCAGTATGCTGTTCACCAGTTCGTTTGTGTTCCATCAAATGGGCGTCACGGGCAGCACGATCGGCGCTCCGCCTATCGTGCCCATGCTGTGGCTGTTGGTCGCTCTGGTTCCGCTATCAGCTCTGTTCAGCGCTCTGGCACTTGCCGTGGCAGCGATGGCACGCAGTAGCAAAGAAGGCCAGTATTATCTGATGCCGCTGATGATGGTGACGTTGCCGTTGGTGATGTTGCCCATGTTGCCTGGCACCGTGTTGTCGGCCGGAACTAGTCTGATCCCCGTCACCGGAATGTTCTTGTTGGTGCGGGCGTTGGTCGAAGGACAATACATGCACGCGATCTGGCACCTACCGATGGTTGCTGGTGTCACCGCGGGATGTCTGTGGTTGTCCGTCAACTGGGTTCGTAAACAGTTCGAAGACGAAGCCGTTTTGTTTGGTGGCAGCGACCAATGGGAACTGCGCGGTTGGGTACGTCACCTGTGGCGTGATCGCCAAACCGCGGCCACTCCCTCCCAGGCGTTCGCCTGCGGAGCGATCATTTTGGTGGCGTTGTTCTTTGGCAAGCTTGCCGTTACCGAGATGCCAACGTCCATCGAAGGCTTTGCCAAACTGATCCTGATGCCTCAAATCGGCATGATCCTGTTTCCGGCTTTGTTGATGGCGACGATGATGACAACATCGTTGCGAAAAAGTCTACGCGTTCGGATGCCGCATTGGACGACATTGCCGCTGGCAGTCCTGTTGGGTGTCACGATGCACCCGATGTATGTGATGCTTGCCGAGTGGATCAGTTACACCTATCCGATCAGCGAACAAGCCATCGCGGCGATGAAACCATTCACCGATCAAATCTCCGCAGCACCGTGGTTGGCGATCATCTGTCTGATGGCACTGGTGCCCGCGATCTGCGAAGAAATTGCGTTCCGCGGATTCATCTTTGGTGGTCTGGTGCGTGAACGTCGCTACGTCCGTGCAGTCGTCATCTCCGCGCTGATGTTCGGGATCTCGCACGGAGTCCTTCAGCAGTCGATTGCCGCCACGATCATGGGGCTGCTGCTGGGGTTCATCGCACTGCGAACTGGCAGTGTGATCCCAGGCATCTTGATCCACTTTACCAACAATGCATTGTCGGTTTCGTTGGAACGAATCGCCAACGGTTCCTGGCAGGGGGCGTCACTGTTCATCACGTCGACCGAAAGCGGGCCTGCTTACCAACCGATGTGGATCGTTTGCAGCATCGGCATCGCGATCACGTGCATGTTGTACTTCGCAACCCTACGGCCATGCGTGGACGAATCCGGGATCGAAAATTACGAGTCGGATGCTGAAATTCTGGACCCCTCCACCCGGTTGGCGACCACGTCGTAG
- a CDS encoding sugar phosphate isomerase/epimerase family protein — MLKSTPESTVASQQPADRHQVLPHTVNRRSFVQTLACGTCAVALGRSIVMADQPGTPWLRKTLKVGMIKGNMPLAEKFAIAKQAGFEGVELSVPGIDVDEAKAAAKSSGLIIDGTVGSYHWNIRHSDPDPDVRASALEKLKQGIQETAAVGADTMLLVPAHGRDGSDAEVYERAFASIQEALPVAEKHGVSILIENVWNDFLYEHDGPDNQTADALAKFIDAFESPWMGVQFDIGNHWKYGDPAAWIRTLGPRIKKLDIKGFSRETGGFTKITEGDIDWASVETALQDIGFTGWLAAEVAGGDLERLREVSDHMEESLHCSKSLSSAS, encoded by the coding sequence ATGCTCAAGTCCACTCCTGAATCGACCGTTGCCAGCCAGCAGCCTGCTGATCGACATCAGGTTCTCCCGCACACCGTCAACCGACGATCGTTTGTCCAAACGCTTGCCTGCGGCACCTGCGCCGTGGCGCTAGGGCGATCGATCGTGATGGCTGACCAGCCCGGCACCCCCTGGCTACGCAAGACGCTGAAAGTCGGAATGATCAAAGGCAATATGCCTCTGGCCGAAAAGTTTGCGATCGCCAAACAAGCGGGCTTCGAAGGCGTGGAGCTGAGCGTTCCTGGGATCGACGTCGACGAGGCCAAAGCGGCCGCCAAGTCATCGGGGCTGATCATCGACGGTACGGTCGGCAGCTATCACTGGAACATTCGCCACAGCGATCCCGACCCAGACGTCCGTGCGTCGGCGCTGGAAAAGCTAAAGCAGGGCATCCAGGAAACTGCCGCTGTCGGCGCTGACACAATGCTGTTGGTTCCCGCACACGGTCGCGATGGATCGGATGCGGAAGTCTACGAACGAGCGTTCGCATCGATTCAAGAAGCGTTGCCTGTGGCCGAAAAGCACGGTGTATCGATCCTGATCGAAAACGTCTGGAACGATTTCCTGTACGAACACGATGGCCCCGACAACCAAACCGCCGACGCGCTAGCCAAGTTCATCGATGCCTTCGAATCGCCCTGGATGGGTGTCCAGTTCGACATCGGGAACCACTGGAAATACGGTGATCCGGCCGCATGGATCCGCACCCTTGGCCCACGCATCAAGAAGCTAGACATCAAGGGATTCTCTCGCGAAACGGGGGGATTCACCAAGATCACCGAAGGCGACATCGACTGGGCGTCGGTCGAAACCGCTCTGCAAGACATCGGGTTTACCGGATGGCTGGCAGCCGAAGTCGCTGGCGGAGACTTGGAACGACTGCGCGAAGTCAGCGACCACATGGAAGAATCGCTTCACTGTAGCAAGAGCTTGTCGAGTGCCAGCTGA